The proteins below come from a single Drosophila kikkawai strain 14028-0561.14 chromosome 3R, DkikHiC1v2, whole genome shotgun sequence genomic window:
- the LOC108084534 gene encoding luciferin 4-monooxygenase-like, whose product MTSTLLPGNIVYGGSVTAQDGQNSRSLGQYVLDKYKSFGDRTMLVDAAKGVEYSASFMHKSIVRLAYILQKLGVKQNDVIGLSSENSVNFALAMFAGFAVGATVAPLNVTYSDREVDHAINLSKPKIIFASELTLDRVAKVASKNKFVKGIIAINGSSKNFKNIHDLKELMDNDKFKTPSEFTSPLANKNEDVALIVCSSGTTGLPKGVQITQLNVLTTLDSQLKPTEIPMEETTVLTVIPWFHAFGCLTLVIYTCMGSRLVFLLKFEENQFLSAIEKYRVMMAFMVPPLMVFLAKHPIVDKYDLSSLMVLLCGAAPLSRETEDQIKKRIGVPFIRQGYGLSEATLGVLVQNDDFCKPGSVGILKVGIYAKVIDPDTGRILGANERGELCFKGDAIMKGYIGDTKSTQTAIRDGWLHTGDIGYYDDDFEFFIVDRIKELIKYKGFQVPPAEIEALLLTHEKIKDAAVIGKPDEEAGELPLAFVVKQANVQLSENDVIQFVNELASPAKRLRGGVIFVEDIPKNPSGKILRRVLRDMLKKPKSKL is encoded by the exons ATGACTTCGACTCTCCTACCCGGTAACATCGTGTACGGCGGTTCTGTGACCGCCCAGGATGGCCAGAACTCCAGATCTTTGGGCCAGTACGTCCTGGACAAGTACAAGAGCTTCGGCGACCGAACTATGTTGGTGGATGCTGCCAAAGGTGTGGAGTACTCGGCCAGCTTCATGCACAAGTCCATTGTCCGGCTGGCCTACATTCTTCAGAAATTGGGCGTGAAACAGAACGACGTCATCGGTCTGTCCAGCGAGAACAGCGTTAACTTTGCCCTGGCCATGTTCGCCGGCTTTGCAGTGGGTGCTACAGTGGCTCCTCTTAACGTGACCTACTCGGATCGCGAGGTCGATCATGCCATCAACCTATCCAAGCCCAAGATCATATTTGCCTCCGAGCTTACTTTGGATCGAGTGGCGAAAGTGGCTAGCAAGAACAAGTTCGTCAAAGGTATCATCGCCATCAACGGCAGCTCCAAGAACTTCAAGAACATCCATGACCTCAAGGAGCTGATGGACAACGACAAGTTCAAGACCCCATCGGAGTTTACGTCCCCGCTGGCTAATAAGAACGAGGATGTGGCCCTGATTGTGTGCTCTTCGGGAACCACGGGACTGCCCAAGGGGGTGCAGATCACCCAACTAAATGTGCTAACCACCCTCGACTCACAACT AAAGCCCACTGAAATACCTATGGAAGAGACAACTGTGCTAACCGTAATTCCGTGGTTCCACGCCTTCGGCTGCCTTACGCTGGTCATCTACACTTGCATGGGCTCCCGGCTAGTGTTCCTGCTGAAATTCGAGGAGAACCAGTTCTTGTCGGCGATCGAGAAGTATCGCGTGATGATGGCCTTCATGGTGCCCCCGTTGATGGTATTCCTAGCCAAGCACCCCATCGTAGACAAGTACGATCTGTCCTCGCTGATGGTTCTGCTGTGTGGAGCCGCACCACTGAGTCGCGAGACCGAGGACCAGATCAAAAAGCGTATTGGAGTACCTTTTATACGCCAGGGCTACGGACTGAGTGAGGCCACTTTGGGCGTACTGGTTCAGAACGATGATTTCTGCAAACCTGGTAGCGTCGGCATTCTTAAGGTGGGCATCTACGCCAAGGTCATCGATCCGGACACTGGCAGGATTCTAGGTGCCAACGAGCGGGGCGAACTATGCTTTAAGGGCGACGCCATCATGAAGGGATATATTGGGGATACCAAGTCCACACAGACGGCCATCAGAGATGGCTGGCTGCACACCGGTGACATTGGGTACTACGATGACGATTTCGAGTTCTTTATTGTGGACCGCATCAAGGAGCTGATCAAGTACAAGGGCTTCCAGGTGCCTCCAGCCGAGATTGAGGCTCTGCTGCTCACCCACGAGAAGATCAAGGATGCAGCAGTCATTGGCAAGCCGGACGAAGAGGCCGGCGAGCTGCCGCTGGCTTTCGTGGTGAAGCAAGCCAATGTCCAGCTGAGCGAGAATGATGTCATTCAGTTCGTGAACGAGCTCGCCTCGCCGGCCAAGCGGCTTAGGGGTGGCGTGATCTTCGTGGAAGACATTCCAAAGAACCCTAGTGGGAAGATCCTGCGTCGAGTTCTGCGCGACATGCTCAAGAAGCCAAAGTCCAAGCTGTAA
- the p38a gene encoding mitogen-activated protein kinase p38a — MSASKAQKFYKLDINRTEWEIPEMYQNLQPVGSGAYGQVSKALVRGTNMHVAIKKLARPFQSAVHAKRTYRELRLLKHMDHENVIGLLDIFHPHPPNASLENFQQVYLVTHLMDADLNNIIRMQHLSDDHVQFLVYQILRGLKYIHSAGVIHRDLKPSNIAVNEDCELRILDFGLARPTENEMTGYVATRWYRAPEIMLNWMHYNQTVDIWSVGCIMAELITRRTLFPGTDHIHQLNLIMEMLGTPPADFMKKISSESARSYIQSLPPMKRRSFKKVFENANPLAIDLLEKMLELDAEKRITAEEALAHPYLEKYAEPSDEQTSPPYDHSFEDMDLPVDKWKELIFKEVTNFKPPPSFAQVLKDVK, encoded by the coding sequence ATGTCCGCCTCTAAGGCCCAGAAGTTCTACAAGCTGGATATCAACCGGACGGAATGGGAGATCCCGGAGATGTATCAGAACCTGCAGCCCGTAGGTTCGGGGGCCTATGGCCAAGTGTCGAAGGCATTGGTGCGGGGCACCAACATGCATGTGGCCATCAAGAAACTGGCTCGTCCCTTCCAGTCCGCCGTTCACGCCAAGCGGACATACAGGGAGCTCCGGCTGCTGAAGCACATGGATCATGAGAACGTAATCGGACTGCTGGACATATTCCATCCGCATCCGCCTAACGCGTCGCTGGAGAACTTCCAGCAAGTGTACCTGGTCACGCATTTGATGGACGCCGACCTGAACAACATTATACGGATGCAGCACCTGTCGGACGACCATGTCCAGTTCCTCGTCTACCAGATTCTCCGCGGGCTGAAGTACATCCACAGCGCCGGGGTGATTCACCGCGACCTCAAGCCCTCGAACATAGCCGTGAACGAAGACTGTGAGCTGCGCATACTGGACTTCGGACTGGCGCGTCCAACAGAGAACGAGATGACCGGTTATGTGGCCACGCGATGGTACCGGGCGCCCGAGATTATGCTCAACTGGATGCACTACAACCAGACGGTAGACATCTGGTCGGTGGGCTGCATCATGGCCGAGCTGATCACCAGGCGCACCCTTTTCCCGGGCACCGACCATATTCACCAGCTCAATCTTATCATGGAGATGCTGGGCACGCCACCGGCCGACTTCATGAAGAAGATCTCCTCGGAGAGCGCCCGCTCCTACATCCAGTCACTGCCGCCCATGAAGAGGCGTAGCTTCAAGAAGGTTTTTGAGAACGCCAATCCGCTGGCCATCGATCTGCTGGAGAAGATGCTCGAGTTAGACGCCGAAAAGAGGATCACAGCCGAGGAGGCACTGGCCCATCCGTATCTCGAGAAGTACGCGGAGCCCAGCGACGAGCAGACCTCACCGCCGTACGATCACAGCTTCGAGGACATGGATCTGCCGGTGGACAAGTGGAAGGAGCTGATCTTTAAGGAGGTGACCAACTTCAAGCCGCCGCCGTCGTTTGCTCAAGTTTTGAAGGATGTGAAGTAA
- the p38c gene encoding putative mitogen-activated protein kinase 14C, producing MAGFARVQVNGNEWVIPRIYEIVGPLGAGSFGQVAKARLQDTANYVAMKKLLRPFESSDHAKRVYREIRLLKHMDHVNVISLLDTFHSPSSNPNPTMNDFQQVYLVTHLMSEDLHCFTRRVELRNNEVKKIMYKILRGIKYIHSAGVLHRDLKPGNIAINHNLDVRILDFGMARLSTDIMSDHVGTMWYRAPELLFCWDQYTNAIDMWSVGCILAELIMGRALFPGTHSINQLELVLNFMGRPSEEFINGIADDGARKYVQNYRYREVYSFRQRFSQVDPMAVDLMEKMLEMIPGRRITADGAMNHPYLRDLIEPHHHLEDIAPAYDQNFENMVLPTNCWKELILNEIRNFNPPPAYAMALNQW from the coding sequence ATGGCTGGTTTTGCGAGGGTACAAGTGAACGGAAACGAGTGGGTGATTCCGCGTATTTATGAGATTGTTGGTCCCCTGGGAGCCGGCTCCTTCGGACAGGTGGCCAAGGCGAGGCTGCAAGACACTGCTAATTATGTGGCCATGAAAAAGTTGCTGCGACCGTTTGAGTCATCGGACCATGCGAAGCGGGTCTATCGCGAGATCCGCCTGCTCAAGCATATGGACCATGTCAACGTGATTAGCCTTCTGGACACCTTCCACTCGCCGTCGTCAAATCCCAACCCCACAATGAATGACTTTCAGCAGGTGTATCTGGTGACTCACCTGATGAGCGAAGACTTGCATTGCTTCACGCGAAGAGTGGAGCTTCGCAATAATGAGGTGAAAAAGATCATGTATAAGATCTTGAGGGGTATTAAGTATATACATAGCGCTGGAGTTTTGCATCGCGATCTGAAGCCCGGAAACATTGCCATAAACCATAACTTGGATGTGAGGATTCTAGATTTCGGCATGGCTAGGCTTTCGACCGACATTATGAGCGACCATGTGGGAACCATGTGGTACCGTGCTCCCGAGCTCCTTTTCTGCTGGGATCAGTACACAAATGCAATTGATATGTGGTCGGTTGGTTGCATTCTGGCGGAACTTATCATGGGCCGTGCGCTCTTCCCTGGCACGCATTCAATAAATCAACTGGAGCTTGTGCTCAACTTTATGGGCAGACCTTCGGAAGAGTTTATTAACGGAATCGCAGATGATGGGGCCCGTAAATACGTTCAAAATTACCGCTATCGGGAAGTGTACAGTTTTAGGCAGAGGTTCTCACAGGTCGATCCGATGGCTGTGGACTTGATGGAGAAAATGCTGGAAATGATACCCGGCAGGCGAATTACGGCTGACGGGGCAATGAACCATCCATATCTCAGGGATTTAATCGAACCGCACCACCATCTTGAGGATATAGCCCCGGCGTACGATCAAAACTTTGAGAACATGGTTTTACCCACAAATTGCTGGAAAGAACTAATTCTCAATGAAATTAGAAATTTCAATCCCCCGCCAGCTTATGCTATGGCCTTAAACCAATGGTAA
- the Slimp gene encoding serine--tRNA synthetase-like protein Slimp, giving the protein MLSLRTTLKRCLAAPSRRSISALYITGDKANENYVTLQPYFDFKDTFSDSESLERSIAGRGLDIRVESVLGKYQSYQTYHNQMAKVAEERETVTKRLKELSKAGADADQLEELKERGKSLRNDLKTLKQALYPIEDDFIHDYLHLPNRLHAHCPTGGEAKLLYRHSLPSSGTTQSHLANKDLIHFVDNNRYYLMEQAAHFDVNAMQSLARYFVKHGDFIQTANPDFVRCVLLEANASPMDDYYLVREEHLQNKINTAYLTGGAAFESYLGAMTKLCVYPSVLPLRYVCCGRSYSRAEAKLYGPDPSLYTATQSNAVQSFVATQTADEADAQMEQILNLAIDFYKALDVPFRITYAPATALTPAESLRAVIEVYAPSLQRYVCVGRISNYGDFVSKRILFSTRREKHYDFLHLVGGPVLYTSRLIAALLEHGVNLADCQLPGTPASQDAQQNGLQQFKDLFA; this is encoded by the coding sequence atGTTGAGCCTGCGAACAACATTAAAAAGATGCCTTGCGGCTCCCAGCCGAAGGAGCATCTCTGCTCTGTACATAACAGGGGACAAGGCCAACGAAAACTACGTGACCCTACAGCCGTACTTTGATTTCAAGGATACCTTTAGCGACAGCGAATCTCTGGAGCGAAGCATCGCCGGGCGGGGCTTGGACATTCGAGTGGAAAGTGTGCTCGGCAAGTACCAGAGCTACCAGACGTATCACAACCAAATGGCGAAGGTGGCGGAGGAACGGGAGACGGTAACCAAACGGCTGAAGGAGCTGTCCAAGGCTGGAGCCGACGCAGATCAGCTAGAGGAGCTTAAGGAGCGTGGAAAGTCGTTGCGCAACGACTTGAAGACACTGAAGCAGGCACTCTATCCCATAGAAGATGATTTCATACACGACTACCTGCATCTGCCGAATCGCCTGCATGCCCACTGTCCCACTGGAGGCGAGGCGAAGCTGCTCTATCGGCACAGTTTGCCCAGTTCTGGAACGACCCAATCTCATCTAGCAAACAAAGATCTGATACACTTTGTGGACAACAACCGGTACTACTTGATGGAGCAGGCTGCTCATTTCGACGTCAACGCCATGCAGTCCCTTGCCCGCTATTTTGTAAAGCACGGCGACTTCATTCAAACCGCCAATCCGGACTTTGTGCGTTGCGTTCTCCTGGAGGCAAATGCTTCGCCCATGGATGACTATTATTTGGTGCGCGAGGAGCATCTTCAGAACAAGATCAACACAGCCTACCTGACGGGAGGAGCCGCCTTCGAGAGCTATCTGGGCGCCATGACCAAGCTGTGCGTGTATCCCTCTGTCCTGCCGCTGCGCTATGTGTGCTGTGGTCGCAGCTACAGTCGAGCAGAAGCAAAACTATATGGTCCCGATCCCAGCCTCTACACGGCCACACAATCAAATGCTGTGCAGAGTTTTGTGGCCACACAAACAGCCGACGAAGCGGACGCCCAAATGGAGCAAATCTTAAATCTGGCCATAGATTTCTACAAAGCGCTAGATGTTCCATTTAGGATTACTTACGCACCAGCAACCGCACTCACCCCGGCAGAGAGCCTGCGAGCCGTCATCGAGGTGTATGCCCCATCACTGCAGCGTTACGTTTGCGTGGGAAGGATCAGCAACTACGGAGACTTTGTCTCCAAGCGAATCCTATTTAGCACGCGACGTGAGAAGCACTACGATTTCCTACACCTGGTCGGAGGACCAGTGCTCTACACCTCGCGACTGATAGCAGCTCTTCTGGAGCACGGCGTGAACCTGGCAGACTGTCAGCTTCCGGGGACCCCAGCCAGCCAGGACGCCCAACAGAATGGCCTGCAGCAGTTCAAGGACCTCTTTGCATAG
- the Kal1 gene encoding anosmin-1, which yields MGSMQAALLALLLLGQWSSGTTSFSGSSSSSTFNQLQRQRVAHWFRDSNDVKDKILELQCLARCGGEPTISEREQCLDQCIQDLLLGPRAGSCPKIGRQTRLRLSCLDNCQYDHECPEVQKCCASSCGPMCVEPLGVRNNTQLPPIPKILYFKRSRGHGVELKIESSLLVYYFHVEVRSHIGRHFAPRKLGPWQWQKVEKIMEENIGHSKHTYVFFHMRPGRWYEVRVAAVNALGFRGYSQHSDAFPSSGNPKPPKAPNDSQIVAKQFDGRYMNVKLVWCPSKSNLPVEKYKISWSLYVNSAEASMITLDTYVKDTHQFEIKKLLPNSSYYIQVQAISYIGSRRLKSDKRSLLFNTTIHSLEPFAPLQCSGSGYKRRYHHIGSISSSSSTERLATTAAAVGLNEVSPRTTEAESAYEVRFRLNRKYGMIVQILGFQPHKEKVYELCPQETNCEQREFRAIRAKRDPLEFSKLKYNTTYVLRVPRSSPNSVLDDSRNVFTFTTPKCENFRRSFSKQQIKCND from the exons ATGGGCAGCATGCAAGCggcgctgctggcgctgctcctACTAGGCCAGTGGTCCTCCGGCACCACCTCTTTCTCTGggtcctcctcctcatccacGTTCAACCAGCTGCAACGACAGAGGGTGGCGCACTGGTTCCGGGATAGCAACGATGTCAAGGATAAAATTCTGGAGCTGCAGTGCTTGGCGCGATGTGGCGGTGAGCCTACGATCAGCGAACGCGAGCAATGCCTGGACCAGTGCATCCAGGACTTGTTGCTGGGCCCCAGGGCTGGCAGCTGTCCCAAAATCGGAAGGCAGACGCGTCTGAGGCTCTCCTGCCTGGACAACTGCCAGTACGACCATGAGTGCCCCGAGGTGCAAAAGTGCTGCGCCTCGAGCTGCGGTCCCATGTGCGTGGAGCCCCTGGGCGTGAGAAACAACACACAGTTGCCACCGATTCCCAAGATCCTGTACTTCAAAAGGTCCCGTGGTCATGGCGTGGAGCTGAAGATCGAGTCCTCGCTGCTGGTCTACTATTTTCACGTGGAGGTGCGCTCTCACATTGGACGGCACTTTGCGCCCCGCAAACTCGGTCCCTGGCAGTGGCAGAAGGTGGAGAAGATCATGGAGGAGAACATTGGACACAGCAAGCA CACGTACGTCTTCTTTCACATGCGGCCGGGACGCTGGTACGAGGTCCGTGTGGCGGCCGTTAACGCCCTTGGGTTCCGCGGATACTCACAGCACAGCGATGCCTTCCCCTCGTCGGGCA ACCCCAAGCCACCCAAGGCCCCAAACGATTCGCAGATAGTCGCGAAGCAGTTCGACGGCCGGTACATGAACGTAAAGCTGGTGTGGTGTCCCTCCAAGTCGAATCTGCCCGTGGAGAAGTACAAGATCAGTTGGTCGCTCTATGTGAACAGTGCGGAGGCCTCGATGATTACCCTCGATACCTACGTAAAGGAC ACCCACCAATTCGAGATCAAAAAGCTGCTGCCAAACTCCTCGTATTACATCCAGGTGCAGGCCATCTCCTACATAGGATCTCGACGCCTCAAGTCCGACAAGAGATCGCTGCTATTCAACACGACGATCCACTCGCTGGAGCCGTTCGCCCCGCTCCAATGCTCTGGGAGCGGGTACAAGCGCAGGTACCATCACATTGGCTCCAttagctccagcagcagcacggaACGACTGGCGacgacagcggcagcagttGGCCTCAATGAGGTTTCGCCGCGGACAACGGAGGCCGAGTCGGCCTATGAAGTACGTTTCCGGTTGAACCGGAAGTACGGCATGATTGTGCAGATTCTGGGCTTCCAGCCACACAAGGAGAA GGTCTATGAACTGTGTCCCCAGGAGACGAACTGCGAGCAGCGCGAGTTCCGGGCGATTCGAGCCAAA AGGGATCCGCTGGAGTTTAGCAAACTCAAGTACAACACCACATATGTGCTGAGGGTGCCGCGGTCCAGTCCCAATTCCGTTCTGGACGACTCCAGGAACGTCTTCACCTTCACAACGCCCAAATGCGAGAACTTTCGCAGGAGCTTTTCCAAGCAACAAATCAAGTGCAACGACTAG